ccgttctctcaaaccgtgaggacccagaaaacgatgaggatatcaaatcgaagctctcGCCGAGACGGGTCTGGTGAGCTCgttcgctatagcgaccgagcttgttctCTAGCTccgtcgctatagcgaccgagcttcgtatggagcttggtcgctatagcgacccagcttgTTTCCGAGctcagtcgctatagcgaccgagcttcgtatgACCCCTTGGTTGTTCCGCGATTGCCAAGCCGCATCCTCGTGGTTCAACGATCTTTTGTTATCTCCGATGATCGTGTATTAACGAAAACTTTGTTTAGTCGCGGAACCTTTTGCAAGGAGacgatttttaagaaatcgtagatttaagaaatcgtagatttaagaaatcgttgatatTAAGAAATTgtcgatttaagaaatcgttgatttaaaaaatcgttgattttcttaaatcgttgatttaagaaatcgttgtttttaaaacaagattttcccgcaagtttttcgtataagttttccttgaaaacgtagaaattcttaagacgtatatttttatcgaatgttttgatactaacttcgtcgtcaacacgaaccattggagcttgtttcgacgctgcggacaaatctattcaagaattttatcgtaaaaattagtttaagtaatttttacggGAATTATCTTTTTCGATGAATATTTTTGAACGTTAATTTcgttgtgaccgtttttgaccccaacaggaATCATTAAATTTTCGATGACCAGCTTACTCGATAGTCTTGGCAAATCCACTGAAATACCAGAGCATCAGCAAGATTCTCAGGAGATTCAGCCACAGccaattataaatatatcaaacaCTTATCGACTCAGATGAAGAATCACTCCCAAAGCAGTTCATGATTGGAGAAGGATCAAGTACTCCTAAATAAGAGCCAAATATTAACGAAGTATATTCAAGTGATGAAGATATGAATTATGAAGcttcaaaagaagaaaatcgCAATAAACATTTTTCTTCGAAAGTCATGGTGTTTACGTTCGACGACATTCCCTTTGACAAATGGAATGACCGTTTAGATAAATTTCATGCATGGATGAACTCGTAAGCCATTACGTCTCCTCTACATTTGGTAATTCAACAATTCACGGCAAGACTACCCGGCGCGCTTAAAGAATGGTGGAACTCCCTCGGAGAATACAGACAACAACAAGTCTATCAGACGACAATTCCATTGCTTCTAGGTGAAATTCACAGAGAATTCATTGGCACTCCGACACATAAAAAAGGAGCAAATCCAAGAAGAATTCTTCTCAGCAAAATGTGGTTCTCTGCAAAAAAAAGTTCTCACAAAACATTTTGAAAGACAAACACGGAGATATTATGCGATAACCGGACTCAACAACCCAAGCCTGAAGCACGTCTATCTCTCATCTATTGATGATTATCTTAGTCAGCACTCAGCAAACTAAGTTGTATATCAGAGATCAAGGACAAACAATCGAAGAAATCTCCATTTGTTAGATCCAGCTGCATGTCTTCGGAACGCTCGACAAACTTTGCAAGCAAAAGGAGTTCTGGATTGAATTTATGGATTGTTCAAAACAGCTATCAAAAATATGTGCCAGGCCAGATCTATCGATCATATGCTCGAAACCCAagaaatcatgttcttgcaatTCTTATGGAAAGCGCAAGAAGTTGAAAAAGCTTTTCTCCAAACATTCTCCTAATTTTATACGTACAAGGTTTTTCCGAAAGAAAAAAGCTTCAAGAAGTCAACAAGATGTTTTCTATGTCGAAAAGAAGGACACTATGCAAAGAATTTTCCTAACAAGTCGAACAAAAAGAAGCAATACTTGATCGGCTCGATATCAAATATCGCACCAGATATTGATCTCGACAACCACGACTTGGAATCAGTTCTATCTTACGATAGTGATGACAACGAAGCCTTTTGTGGATACTCAGACTCTGACGACTCTTCTGAATCGTCTTCAGATGAAAGTGAAGACTGTTttttcaaaatcacaaaaattcCAAAACAACAAGAAATACAACCTCTGCATCTTCCTGTGATAATTTTCGATCCGGCTCGAAAAGAAGATCCAGTCCATGCCATCGCATTAATAGACATTGGAGCCCACACAAAGATAATAAATCCGAAGATTCTCCCGTCTTCTATGTGCTTACCTCATCAACAAGAATCCCGTGTGGCGAATTCCGGATCATTAACCATTAAGCTAAATCAAAGACATTTATGATTGAGCTCTTCCCAGGATGACGAATCACGACTAAAGTCCTTGGATCAACAGCACCAGACAAAGACGTAATATTGGGATGGGACTCGTATTACGCTCTCAAAAAATCATTTAACATCTTGATCGAACCAGGGGGCGTACGGTGGAAGAATTTCTACAAATCCTTCACAACAGTACCACGAATTTTCGCAGTTGAAGAATTGGTCTCTCAAGAGTTTGcaaaaatcaaagaagaaatgaaaaaatCTTCATGTGCAGAGTCTCATATAGATTTCCTTCAGAAATGCAACAGTCCGTTGTGGCTTAACTCCCAGTTCTTTGTTTCGCTACCGTTCAAAGAAAACGTTCTCACCACACCAACGAAAGCAAGTCACGCAGGAATGCCACCGAATCTTCTAAAGCAAACAAATGACGAATGCGTTCAATTGGTCGAGCAAGGAGTAGTCTCAAACACAACTTTTCCGTGGGCATGGAAAGCATTCTACGTCAAAAACCGTACAGAGAAAGCAAGAGGAAAACTCACTTGAAAACTCAGGCTAGTAATTGACTACAAGCCACTGAACCAATTCCTCCAAGACTTCAAGTTTCCcctaccaaacaaaaaaacgatTCTCCCACACCTTCAAGGAGCAACGATATTCTCAAAGTTTGACCTTAAGTCTGGATTTTGGCAACTTGGAGTTCaaccagaagaaaaaaaaagaccgCATTCTGTTTACCAAATCGGCACTTTCAATGGAATGTCCTACCTTTTGGTCTGAAGATGGCACCATCGTTGTTTCAGGAGGCAATGCTACGCATATTTAAGCATCTTCTCAAATCAGCTTTGTTATACATTGACGACATCATGTTGTTCTCAACAAATGAAAAAGAGCATGTACAGCTTCTTCAGCATTTTCAAAGTATCGTCTTACAATATGGAATTATGGTCTCGGCCCACAAAATGGTTATAGCCCAGCCCAACATTGAATTCTTTGGAATGCAGATAAAAGATGGCAATTTTACACCACAAGGCCATTTAGCAACGACGCTTCTCGAATTTCCCGACAAAAAACTATTCAAACGATAAGAATCCACCACAATGGACAAACCGAGGTActcaaaaacctaaaaatagaGGTGCAGAGGCTACCGCCTTTAAAAATTCCTTCCACATGAACGCGCATTTTGCAGACTGATGCAAGCGATAAATATGGGGAGCTATTTTATTTGAAGAAATAAATGAGAAACGTCAAATCTGTGGATACAGAAGCAGACGCTTTAAAGATTCCGAAATGCATTATCACTCCACGTTCAAAGAGATATTGGCGGTCAAGAAGGCTATCGAGAAGTTCGAGTTCTATCTGATTGGACATAAATATTGAATCGAAATGGATATGTCATCTTTTCTAAAGATGTTACAGTTCAAGCAGAAAATGGTCCCACATCAATACTTATTGAGATGAAGCGAATGGTTTTCGAAGTATGATTTCGAATCCGACTATTTTAAGGGCTCGAAGAACACCCTAGCTGATATGTTCAGTAGAAATCCTCCGAAAGAAATACACATAATGGAGAGCTCTTCTACAAAAAGTTACTATAACTTCTCAGCCAACATGCCTGAAGAGGCCCATGAACTCATCAACAAGAACACTCTACATGAACGTCTCAGCTACAAGATCTTCCACTACCAATCAATCATTATGTTGAAGTATGGACCTGGCAATCACTTTATCAGTCCAATGGGAATTCATCCTGATTTCCCGTTTGCACATCTCTACAGAATCGAAAACACCTATATGCCAGAAGAAGTCATTTGTTTCCTCTGGTACCTTTGCTCAACCTACACCATCGGTATCACTTTTGATATTCAATGGCTGTATCAATACATCAATCCCCATTTCTACGACCCTTTTTGAGGAGACAACGAATGCATCTCCACTTTCTTAACATGGTTCGCGCCGTTATCTGTTTGGAACGGTAAATTGAGAAAATCAGCAAAAGCGACTGGTTTACCGTTCAAAAAATTAAGAAGCCGAAGAAGTCTCAACCCCTTTTTCAACCCTCACACCATATATTTCTTTCACCGTCATGTCCAAGTCAACAGCAAAATAGGAAAAATCCATGTCCTACCTACTCTCATCCACCACAACGACTATCAGAGAGGAGTTAGACCTTATTTTAACCTCAACGACACCAAAGCCTACGAAGACTTCCAAACCCATGCATTCCGTCTCAACAATGCAAGACAAATGTTCCCTATTCCTTTTACCCCAAACTGGATCTATTACCCAATAGATTACCAAATGAACCTCGATGAAGACCTCCAATTCTATACGGAAAAACCTGCTTCTCCGCCAGCCAATTTATAGCTCCAGAAGAAAAGACCCATAGAAACGCAAGAAAACGAGCAACCCCAAGAATGTCTTCCAGAGTACTTTCAAGACGCGCAACTCCCAGATGATGAAATGAATATCGACGAAATAGGAAAATAGTTCAACATCGGAATCAACGACGATTCCTCAAACATAATTGAAGAATATGAAGGGGAATACTACGGATGCTGCGataagcatatcatcaagttcGAGATCGACATTAAACAAGCCATCAGttataaatgtataattatgtaaaatatgtGTGCTTCAAATAAATAAAGCGATGATGTAATCGCTATGTAAGCATGATGCAAGCGATGATGTAATCGCTATGTAAGCATGATGCAAGCAATGAGGTAAGCGCTTATGTCAGCGCCTTATCCTCATCTATAAATATCTGTGTACCCCCTTGTGAAATATCATcaaataatttcattaaaaaaaccTCTCTCTAATGTTTCTCTAAAGTTCTCAAGTTTTTCAGACATTATCTCATCTTTGATAAGCTCTGATTTCGATCTTCCATACTCAAGATGCGATCCAATTATTAGCTGTGATTCTTCTTGATCGGTTTATGTCAATACGACTCTGTCAACACGACATTCGGGGGAGGTGATTTCTTAACACTGGTTGAGCTTGATCGAAAAGGCCGTAGTAGTGCCCAAATCACTTCCTTTACCTGTAAATCACCGAGCTCGTCCGCCAATACGACTTTGTCAACACGACGAGATCGGTTTATGAACAGAATATCCTatattggtatcagagccatcaTCTTGAGTTCTGGATGATAGAATCGTTGTTTATTTTTGAGTGTTCTGGAGAACAACTCTCTTAATGATGTCTGCCTCACAACCTTCATCCATCGATTCCCAATTTGCAATCTCCACCCTTCCAAAAAGCAAAAGCCGCTCATACCGAGAGTGGCTGGATGATGACGTAAGAGTTCGTCTTTTTGGTGGGTTGGCTTGAAATTCAGTCTCCTTCTGCCTCCTTGgttttgatcatgtttgttttggcTTTTCGTTGAAGATTGAGGTCGAACCatgtagaacctaaaatctacactcagtattttgtagtgtttgtaagtaaACTAGGAAAGTGACAAAAGATGCaggcaacgatatccttagaacacaacgatgtaatcgaAATTCAGTTGGcaaaaatggacttttattgatcaaGAGGTCGAATACAAGGAATAACAAAGAGATCGATTATAACAAAGAGGTCGATCAACAATGAGATCTAAAACGAAGTGAGAAAAGTGAAAATGtgtggtgtgctctctctctctctaaggttTTCGATGTGTCTTTAGCATTGATCTCCTCTCCTTTTTATAAGCTCGACTCTGCTACTCTTGTAACTGCTTCCGCGACCTTCTCGACTTCGGCGACCTCCTTTTCCACTTTGTTGACGTCGCTGTGGGCCTTATAATTTCGGCCCATCCGTTTTGACCATAGAATCTCTACCTCGAGCTGCGCGTCTTCTTGATTATTTCCCTATAAACAGATTGATGCTCCTTTGTGGGCTTCTTGTTTATGGCCCATAATCCGAAACAGGCCCAATATTTTAGAGGACCGAAATTTGATCCAACATTTGTCCCCCAGCCCAGTTGGTTTACTTTTAAGAAACCGAAGGGCGAGCACTTTTCCCTTAGTCGCGAATGTCGGAGCGAAGTGGCCACGCGCGCTCGTTTGATTTGACATGTCGGCCACTCTTCCCAGATCGTGCGGCTCTCATTGTTTGCGGGGATTGCCTTGGGAACtgtcattttttctttatttatttgatagatttttttataatggattcatcttcttcttctgcttcgaCTTTCTTTCTTCTGCAAACTTCTTCCATTTGTTCATATCTCATAGCGTCTCTAAACAAATCGGGCCCGCTTACCGGACCTGACTACGAGGCCATCCAGGACTTTGGGGAGTTTCGTATGAAGCTGTCATCAATTATCCGAACGGGGATACTCCGGGGAATGTGAGACCGGGATTCTGTGGAGCCTTCATGTGTTTTTTTCGTGATGGCCTTATGTCATTTCCCATTCCTTCGTTCCTACTTGAGATTCTAGCGGAGCTGGGATTGGCGTTTACCCAGATTACTCCGACCTTCTGGCGTTATGTCTTGACGATGTTTGTTCGGACCAGAGAGGAATGGCTGGAGTTTGGTTTGGCTGAGTTGAAGCAACCTTATACTCTCAAGCGAAGTAGCGGCGTTACTGGAGCGATTCTTCTTTCTCCGCGCGCATGTCGCTCAATTATTAGAGATATTCCCAGCAAAGACGTTAATTGGACGGACAAGTTTTTTGTCTTCAAGGTCGATCCAGTGACGGTTGGGGATTTTGACTTTTCTCGGATTCCGATGAAGTGGAACGAAAATGTTGGTAAGCAGTTTCCTTATTCTCTTTTCCTTTAGAAGTTAGCGCGATTATTTGTCGGATCTTGATCTCGATATTTCTTCAGAGTTGTTTGGGACCTCAAAAATGACTCCTGAGCTGCGTGGTTTGATCGCGGCGCTTCGCCGAGGTGAATGCAACTGGGACAGCTTTACTCCAGAGAGGATTCGAGCTGCTTATGCTTCGTCCCCTGGCGTGCATCGCGTCGTCCCCGTCCCGCTCGCGGAACCAATTCGTCCTCGAAGAGACCAGAAAGATAAAGGTGAGTCATTTCCTTGTATTCCATATAATTCGATACTTTAAATTTGTTGTTGTGGCTTGACTTTCAGTGGTCAAAAACAAAGAGCCTCATGAGGAGCCTTCAGATGCTAATTCTGACTCCGTACCTTTGAAACGATCTCGGAGGACTCCGGAAAAACGGGTACATTGATCGAGCTCCCAGGTTCAGTCTCCGGTTGTCGTGGCTACGCCGCTTTCAGTAGTTCACCCGGCCCGTGGTGATCAACTGGAGTCCCGAGTACCAGGCGAGGTGGATGTCGAGGAAATAGCTCCCAAGGTTACAGCGACGTCGTCTGATTTTGGAGGAGGAAATATCTAGAGATCTTAGTGTATCAAGCTCGGAACCTCAAAAGCAAGATCCCGGAGAGGGTGCTTCTAAGCCGATCAACTTTCCGACAAATTGTCGAAGTGGTTCTCCGCCGACATTCTCGTACGAGATTGATGCTCCGATTCTGGAGAATCCTGAACAGCTCGCCGCCATTTGGCAAAAACTAAGGAGTCCTTCATGCGAGCTTCCTTCCTTGGAGCAGATGCGAGGTCGTGACGCCTACGTTCGGATGGCGGTTGCAAATGCCAAGGTAAATCGTGTGAAATGTTTTAGATATTGAAATCGTAGCCAtaacccccccccccttttATCTTTTAGGCTATGGAGGCTTGCAACGAGTATGCTGCTTTGATGGTGGAGCGGTTAGCGAATTTCCCTACTCAGGAAGAGCTCGATGGCCAGCATACTTTGATCCAACAGTTGCGGTCAAAGTTAAGTGCGTCACAGGCGAGCGAACAGCAGCGGGCGAAGCAGGTCGTAGACTTGAAGGCGTTATTGACGGCTAAGGAGGCAGAGAAGGTCGCGCTTGAGGGGGAGAAGGTCGCGATAGTGGGGGACCTTGAATCTCTGAAGGCGAAGTTCAAAAGAGAGGCCGATTTGCAAGAAAAAGCGGCTCGGAGGGAGAGGCGAGCTGCTTGTCGGTTGGTAGCCAAAGGTTACGATGCTGCTCTTGATACAGCGAGGGGGACTATCCGAAGGAGGAAAGCGGAAAGCGCTGCGGAGATACGCTTGCAGGAGATCCGTGCGAAGATCTAATCTTTGACCGAGTATATGAAGGcggattcaagcttgagaaATATCTGGATCGTCTTAAGGACGTAGAGATGTCGAGGGAGATTGATTATGGTCCGACGGTGGTGTCAGATGACTCTCTTAGGGGTCTCGACCTTCCTCAGGTTTGTGATGATTCGGTCAACCTAGGAGGTTGAATGACGTCGATTGAACTGACGttctatgttttatttgtttaaaagaCTTTGTTGTttgctttgtttttgttatttgtgTGTTGTGTGTTTGTTGAAGAACATTTATATATGCTTTCAACGGATCAATGGATGATACCTTTAATCTgggtttgtgtatttttttgtttgagcaTGCGTTTAGTAtcttttttagatatttttgatgAAGTAGAGACTAATCAGGAATCTACTTTGTTGGAGTTCACGTGATGAACAATGTTTGTTTAGAGGTTTATTTGATTGTTTGGGCTGCGCTCGATGTTGAGCTGCCTATGTAACCTTATTCGTGGGATCAAGCCGATTTGTAGTTTTGAGAAGCGTTTTTGTTTTATGTCGTTAGTGGCCCCCAGTTCGATGTTGGATCGGAGGTGGGACGTCGAAGttaattataatatcttttgagGTTGTAAGCGTTCCACGGCCTCAATTCTAGTTCGTAGACGCCGTTGCGAacttcttttgttattttatatggGCCTTCCCATCTCGTTTCCAATTTTCCTGcgcctttttcttttgttccatCGAATACTTTCCATAGTACCAGGTCGCCAATTGAGAAGCTGCGGCCTCTTATATTTGAGTCGTAGTAACGAGCAGCAGCTTGCTGGTAATTCTGGATGCGCACCGCAGCTCGCTCTCGACGTTCTTCGATCATGTCAAGATGTTCGAGCAGCATTGCTTCGTTTATCTCGATGTTATCGGGACATATTACTGCTTCGATTCCGTATGATAGGGAGAACGGTGTTTCATGGGTTGCCGTGAGGGGTGTTGTTCAGCATGCCCAGAGTACTCCGTTCAGCTCCTCGCTCCACTTAGACTTTTTGAGGTCGATTCTCTTCTTTAAGTTGTTTACTATTGTTTTGTTTGCGGCTTCGGCATGCCCATTGCACTTTGGGTATCGTGGGCTTCCAAACTTTAACTTGATCTTCCACTTGTCGCAAAAGTCTTTGATAACCTTCGAGATGAATTGAGGGCCGTTATCGGTGATTATTTTGTATGGGAGACCGTGTCGACAGACAATATTTTTCCAAATGAAGCTCGTCACCGTGGTTTCAGTGATATTTTGGTAGGCTTCAGCTTCGGTCCATTTGGTAAAGAAATCGTTCATTACTAGTAAGAATCGAAGCTGTGCTGGCCCCGATGAAACGAATGGACCACTTCATGAATGGGTATGACGAGTATATGGTTGATAATTTTTGTGTCGGTTGATGCAACATTGGCGCGTGTCGTTGGCATCTGTCACATCTTACTGCGAACTGCTCGCTGTCGGTAATGATAGTTGGCCAGAAATAGCcgtgcttttttatttttatcccAAGGATTGTCCACCGAAATGGTTCCCGCATGACCCGTCGTGAGTTTTCTTAAGGATGGTGGAGGCTTCTTTTGGCGATGCGCATAATAGATATGGCTCACTGAAGGTTCTTTTGAAGAGTTTTCCTTCCATGATGCAATAGCGCGAGCTCCGAGCTTTTaactttcgagcctcccatctTTCGGGAGGAAGTTCTCCGTATCGATGTAATTGTATATCGGAGTTCTCCAATCCGGTATGTTTTCGAGCTCGTCCTGAAAAGCTTTTTGTGATTCGTTATTCACTTCATGAACGGGTATTTCTTCGGGGATCAGGTGATCAGGCGCCGTCCTGGTGTGGCTTGATCGGGTTCTTCGAGAGGACTCACATGGaaccttccgattccgtggagCTACGAATGACTCTTCGTCAGGCTCTTGAGTGTGTCCCTTGGATTTACCGGAGTGATGATCGGAGCGACCAGCAGCAGGTCATCTTCGTTATTGGGGGTCCTTTTTAAAAGGATGTCTATATTGGGTCGATCTATTCCTTCTACCGGAATTACCCTTCTTATAGTCGGATTTGATGTTGATGCTAAGGCGGCGAGAGCGTCCGCAGAGGTGTTTTCTCCCCTCGGAATTCTCATAAGCTCGAATTCATCGAACTGCTGTGCAATTCCTCTTAGTACTGCTAGGTAGGCCTCCATCCTTTCATTCTTAGCCTCGTATTCGCTGTGCAATTGGCTGGTGACGAGCTGTGAGTCGCTGAAGACGCTTATTTTTCGGGCTCCGATGCTTTGGGCGAGTCGTAATCCGGCGATCAAGGATTCATATTCGGCTTCGTTGTTTGATGCGTTGAAGCCTAAACGGAAAGATTGTTCGATCATCTCTCCCATGGGAGATTCGAGTTGTATTCCCACGCCCGACCCTTGCTTTGATGATGCTCCATCGACGTGGAGTTTCCATTTTCGGATCTTGTCATCGGTGTTAGTTTCTCTAGGAACGAGCTCGATGATAAAATCCGCTAAAACTTGTGCTTTCGAGCTCGTTCGGGGTTTGTATTCTATATCACACTCTCCGAGCTCGATTGCCCACTTTGCTAATCTTCCAGATTGGCTTGGGCTATGCAGGACCGTGCGTAATGGCTGCGACGTCATCACCATGATCGTATGGGATTGGAAATATGGTCTTAGTTTACGCGCGGCGTTTACCACTGCTAGGGCCAATTTTTCCATCACGGGATATCTTGTTTCGGCATCAAACAGAGATCTGCTAACGTAGTATATTGGTTTTTGTTCGTTGTTTTCTTCGCAAACTAAGACTCTGCTTACTGCGTGTTCGGAAGTCACGACATATAGGTACAGAAGTTCGCCATGAACCGGTTTAGATAGGATAGGAGGTTCGCTTATGTAGGCTTTAAGCTCGCTGAGAGCGGCGTCGCAATCGGTGTtccactcgaactttttgtttctttaaggAGTCTGTAAAATGGGAGGCATCGATCGGTTGATCTTGATATGAAACGGTTTAGTGCGGCGATCTTTCCGGTGAGCCTTTGCATGTTTTTAATCGACTTCGGGGGTAGAGTTAGGCATGGGCAATAAATCCGAGAACCGAacaaccgaaccgaacccggtCCGATTAAAGAGAtatggttcgggttcggtttctcTTAATATACCGAATGGACCCTCTTTTTGTGTTATAACGGGTGCCAGTTCGGTTCAGGTAAAAAATCGAGACCCGATCGATTACATCCATAACCCGATAGAAACAAAACCCTAGCCCCCTTTTAGATTTCATTTTCGATTTACCCAGCTAAACCCCGAAATCTCAACTTCTATAATCACTATCC
This genomic stretch from Raphanus sativus cultivar WK10039 chromosome 3, ASM80110v3, whole genome shotgun sequence harbors:
- the LOC108845092 gene encoding uncharacterized protein LOC108845092, whose amino-acid sequence is MSFPIPSFLLEILAELGLAFTQITPTFWRYVLTMFVRTREEWLEFGLAELKQPYTLKRSSGVTGAILLSPRACRSIIRDIPSKDVNWTDKFFVFKVDPVTVGDFDFSRIPMKWNENVELFGTSKMTPELRGLIAALRRGECNWDSFTPERIRAAYASSPGVHRVVPVPLAEPIRPRRDQKDKVVKNKEPHEEPSDANSDSVQSPVVVATPLSVVHPARGDQLESRVPGEVDVEEIAPKQDPGEGASKPINFPTNCRSGSPPTFSYEIDAPILENPEQLAAIWQKLRSPSCELPSLEQMRGRDAYVRMAVANAKAMEACNEYAALMVERLANFPTQEELDGQHTLIQQLRSKLSASQASEQQRAKQVVDLKALLTAKEAEKVALEGEKVAIVGDLESLKAKFKREADLQEKAARRERRAACRLVAKGYDAALDTARGTIRRRKAESAAEIRLQEIRAKI